The following proteins are encoded in a genomic region of bacterium:
- a CDS encoding V-type ATP synthase subunit B, with protein sequence MFKEYLSVTAVNGPLLLVERVEGVKYGELVEIELENKEVRRGQVLEVSGDKALIQIFEGSSGINLTGSRVRFTGKSIEIGVSLDMMSRIFNGLGEPIDNGPRILPEKKININGSPINPYARDFPKEFIQTGISSIDGMNTLVRGQKLPIFSGSGLPHARIAAQIARQAKVLGKEEEFAVVFGAMGITFEEADFFIEDFKKTGAIDRAVLFINLASDPPIERIATPRVVLTTAEYLAFEKDKHVLVILTDMTNYCEALREVSAARKEVPGRRGYPGYLYTDLATIYERAGRVQGMKGSITQIPILTMPEDDKTHPVPDLTGYITEGQIIISRSLHQKNIYPPIDVLPSLSRLKQKGIGRGRTRDDHADLTNQLFAGYARGKEAKELAVILGEAALSETDKLFSKFADEFENKFVAQGEYANRPIEESLNIGWELLKILPRSELKRVKEDQIKKYMDKNQ encoded by the coding sequence ATGTTCAAAGAATATCTTTCCGTTACAGCTGTTAATGGGCCGCTTTTGCTCGTGGAACGTGTCGAAGGAGTTAAATACGGTGAACTTGTTGAAATTGAGCTTGAAAATAAAGAGGTCAGGCGGGGCCAGGTACTGGAAGTTTCCGGAGATAAAGCCCTTATCCAGATTTTTGAAGGAAGCTCGGGTATCAACCTTACAGGGAGCCGCGTCCGTTTTACCGGGAAAAGCATTGAGATCGGTGTTTCGCTTGACATGATGAGCAGGATTTTTAACGGGCTCGGCGAGCCCATAGATAACGGGCCCCGGATCCTGCCCGAGAAAAAAATCAACATCAACGGGAGCCCGATAAATCCTTACGCGAGAGATTTCCCGAAAGAATTCATACAAACCGGAATTTCCTCCATTGACGGGATGAACACTCTTGTTCGCGGGCAAAAACTTCCCATATTTTCAGGATCAGGCCTCCCCCACGCGAGAATCGCGGCCCAGATAGCGAGACAGGCAAAAGTCCTTGGGAAAGAGGAAGAATTCGCCGTGGTATTCGGGGCCATGGGTATCACATTCGAAGAAGCGGACTTTTTTATCGAGGACTTCAAAAAGACAGGGGCGATAGACCGCGCCGTCCTTTTTATTAATTTGGCCAGCGACCCGCCCATCGAACGTATCGCCACGCCGCGCGTTGTTTTAACCACCGCCGAATACCTGGCTTTTGAAAAAGACAAGCATGTGCTCGTGATCCTGACCGACATGACAAACTACTGCGAGGCGCTCAGAGAGGTTTCAGCCGCGAGGAAAGAAGTACCGGGCAGGAGAGGCTACCCGGGATATTTATATACAGACCTCGCGACTATTTATGAACGGGCGGGCCGGGTCCAGGGCATGAAAGGTTCTATCACGCAGATACCGATCCTTACAATGCCTGAAGACGATAAGACCCATCCTGTCCCGGACCTGACAGGCTATATCACTGAAGGGCAGATAATAATATCTCGCAGCCTTCACCAGAAAAATATCTACCCGCCGATCGACGTTTTGCCGAGTCTTTCCCGCTTGAAGCAGAAAGGCATTGGCCGCGGCAGGACAAGGGACGACCACGCGGACCTGACAAACCAGTTGTTCGCTGGTTACGCGAGAGGGAAAGAGGCGAAGGAACTCGCTGTCATTCTCGGTGAGGCCGCGCTTTCTGAAACAGACAAGCTCTTTTCAAAATTTGCCGACGAGTTTGAAAATAAATTTGTGGCGCAGGGCGAATACGCGAACCGGCCAATCGAGGAAAGCCTGAATATCGGGTGGGAGCTTTTGAAAATCCTCCC